From a region of the Gossypium raimondii isolate GPD5lz chromosome 10, ASM2569854v1, whole genome shotgun sequence genome:
- the LOC105777902 gene encoding uncharacterized protein LOC105777902 isoform X2, translating to MASASTWMLSMKNNGENEKTEELMQQQPRSKILVEQRPDLEYEMKSSLDFDSVETVVYEQKEIVQEVETTVFEAETNVAVVDDGDGGDVFAISKSEWIPPRRMDSSEIPLDVLFPVEKPPASSRFGHRKPVKANPEGGRALKVAKPKRHETLESTWKMITEGRAMPLTRHLKKLDTFENHGREINVETMADSPLVKKSETFRDRTNYQLPPSSSPASGKLRKEPSLSQDELNRRVEAFIKKFNEEMRLQRQESLNQYMEMVNRGC from the exons ATGGCGTCGGCGAGCACTTGGATGTTGTCGATGAAG AACAATGGCGAGAATGAAAAGACGGAGGAGCTGATGCAGCAGCAGCCGAGATCGAAGATCTTGGTGGAACAGCGGCCTGATTTGGAGTACGAGATGAAGAGCAGCTTGGATTTCGATTCGGTGGAAACGGTGGTGTACGAGCAAAAGGAGATAGTACAAGAGGTGGAAACAACGGTTTTTGAGGCGGAGACCAATGTAGCGGTTGTAGATGATGGAGATGGAGGTGACGTGTTTGCTATCTCCAAATCGGAGTGGATTCCTCCTAGGAGAATGGATTCGTCGGAGATTCCGTTGGATGTTCTGTTTCCGGTTGAAAAACCACCTGCTTCTTCTAGATTCGGTCACCGTAAACCTGTTAAAGCCAATCCTGAAG GTGGCCGAGCATTGAAAGTGGCGAAGCCCAAACGCCATGAGACACTGGAGAGCACGTGGAAGATGATAACGGAAGGGAGAGCGATGCCATTGACGAGGCACTTGAAGAAGTTGGACACGTTTGAGAATCACGGCCGCGAGATCAACGTGGAGACCATGGCCGACTCGCCGTTGGTGAAGAAATCGGAGACGTTCAGGGACCGGACTAATTACCAGCTTCCACCGAGCTCTTCTCCGGCTTCGGGGAAGCTGAGGAAAGAGCCGTCGCTGAGTCAAGACGAGTTGAACCGTCGAGTGGAAGCGTTCATAAAGAAGTTCAACGAGGAAATGAGATTACAAAGGCAAGAATCACTAAACCAGTATATGGAGATGGTTAACCGTGGATGTTAG
- the LOC105777902 gene encoding uncharacterized protein LOC105777902 isoform X1 has translation MASASTWMLSMKVLFISSGVLSIALGLKLSVPLVLEFSVSQAPLLWSTFRSWLKPPYLYFVINGIIITIAVSSRFHQNNGENEKTEELMQQQPRSKILVEQRPDLEYEMKSSLDFDSVETVVYEQKEIVQEVETTVFEAETNVAVVDDGDGGDVFAISKSEWIPPRRMDSSEIPLDVLFPVEKPPASSRFGHRKPVKANPEGGRALKVAKPKRHETLESTWKMITEGRAMPLTRHLKKLDTFENHGREINVETMADSPLVKKSETFRDRTNYQLPPSSSPASGKLRKEPSLSQDELNRRVEAFIKKFNEEMRLQRQESLNQYMEMVNRGC, from the exons ATGGCGTCGGCGAGCACTTGGATGTTGTCGATGAAGGTACTGTTTATTTCTAGTGGTGTATTGAGTATAGCTTTAGGACTTAAATTATCTGTTCCATTGGTTCTGGAATTCTCCGTTTCTCAAGCTCCGTTACTGTGGAGCACGTTCCGTTCTTGGCTCAAACCGCCTTATCTTTACTTTGTCATAAACGGGATTATAATCACGATTGCGGTTTCGTCACGGTTTCATCAGAACAATGGCGAGAATGAAAAGACGGAGGAGCTGATGCAGCAGCAGCCGAGATCGAAGATCTTGGTGGAACAGCGGCCTGATTTGGAGTACGAGATGAAGAGCAGCTTGGATTTCGATTCGGTGGAAACGGTGGTGTACGAGCAAAAGGAGATAGTACAAGAGGTGGAAACAACGGTTTTTGAGGCGGAGACCAATGTAGCGGTTGTAGATGATGGAGATGGAGGTGACGTGTTTGCTATCTCCAAATCGGAGTGGATTCCTCCTAGGAGAATGGATTCGTCGGAGATTCCGTTGGATGTTCTGTTTCCGGTTGAAAAACCACCTGCTTCTTCTAGATTCGGTCACCGTAAACCTGTTAAAGCCAATCCTGAAG GTGGCCGAGCATTGAAAGTGGCGAAGCCCAAACGCCATGAGACACTGGAGAGCACGTGGAAGATGATAACGGAAGGGAGAGCGATGCCATTGACGAGGCACTTGAAGAAGTTGGACACGTTTGAGAATCACGGCCGCGAGATCAACGTGGAGACCATGGCCGACTCGCCGTTGGTGAAGAAATCGGAGACGTTCAGGGACCGGACTAATTACCAGCTTCCACCGAGCTCTTCTCCGGCTTCGGGGAAGCTGAGGAAAGAGCCGTCGCTGAGTCAAGACGAGTTGAACCGTCGAGTGGAAGCGTTCATAAAGAAGTTCAACGAGGAAATGAGATTACAAAGGCAAGAATCACTAAACCAGTATATGGAGATGGTTAACCGTGGATGTTAG